GTAAGGGCCATCACAGTGATTATCTACGGTAAGCACTTCCGCCATCATTTCCTTCTCATGAAGCTGGCGTGTTCTTCTCATTATGAGATCCAGAGTTTCACGGCTTTCTTCATGTGTAAGGTCTTCCTTGACAAGTTCTGTCCCCCTGCCTGCATATACCAGATGATAGAAGCAGATTCTGGGTATTTTTTCTTCTTCCAGCAGGTCGAAGATTGCAGGAATTTCCTTAAAATTGCTTTTGTTAACGGTAAATCTAAGACCGACCTTAATTCCGGCTTCCATACAGTTGTGCACGCCTTCCAGAGCTTTCCTGAAAGCACCTACAACACCACGGAATTCATCGTTAGTTTCTTCTGTACCATCAATTGAGATGCCTACATAGGAAAGTCCGATTTCCTTGAGTTTTTTTGCCATTTTTGGGCTAATCAGCGTACCGTTGGTTGAGATTACAGCTCGCATGCCTTTTGAAACCGCATACTCTGCCAGCTCAGGTAAGTCTTTCCTGACAAGTGGTTCACCGCCTGAAAAAAGGATCACAGGACTTCCGAACTCAGCAAGGTCGTCAATGAGTTTTTTTCCTTCCTCGGTTGTGAGTTCATCAGGGAAATCCCGGTCATCTGCTTGCGCGTAGCAGTGCACACATTTCAGATTGCATCTTCGTGTTACATTCCAGACAACTACAGGTTTTTTGTCCTTTGAAAATTGCAACAGGTGTGAGGGTAACTTTTTAGATTCCCTGCCATACCTCAGGGCATCGGATGGTTCAACAGTTGCACAATAGAGTTTTGATACGCCGATCATCAGCAAAGCTCCAGATTTGGTATTAGAAATATTCCTTTTTTATTGTGGATAGCATCTCCTCAAAGGTATACTTTCCAGGTTGGATATCTGTTTTGATTCCGTATTCTCCGAGGGTTGCTGCAGTAGGTCCGCCAATTGCGGAGACAACGGAATTATTCAGGATTTCTTTTACTGTCCCGAGTTTATCCATGGACTTTGCAAGTTCAAAGAAGTTTCGTACCATCATAGAACTGGTAAATGCAAAGACAGAGATTTTCCCTTCAAGGATTTTTTCCATCAGGTTTTTCTGTTTTTCTCCTTCAGGACGTACAAGTGTGTAAACCTGGGTTTCATAGACCATAGCCTCACATTTCTTAAGTCCTGATATCAAGAGACCAGATCCATATGCACTTCGTGCTATATCCACAGTTTTTCCTTTGATGTGCGGGCACAGGTATTCCACGAGTCCCTCTGAGCTATAGACTCCAGGCATTCCCATAACTTCGATGCCAATGTCTGTAAGTCGTTTTTTGGTGGTAGGCCCGATGGCAACCACATTGGTCTTGTTAAGGGCTTCAATCAGCTTCTCCCTATCAACACCAGATTTGTTGAGTGTGTGCTCAATTCCGTTTGCACTCGTAAAAATCGCATAATCAGATTTGCCGGACAAAATGTGGTCTATTACAGTATCGAATATCTCGTCCCGGATAGCTTCCAGTTTTATCATAGGGGCTTCGATTACACTAAAGCCAAAGGATTCTGCCAAGTCCTTTGAAGCAGGCAGATATTCCTCAGGTCGCATTATAGCAATTGTTGGATTTTCAGTTTCCATATTCACAGACTCATACTTTCTGTGTTCCCAGTATTTGGTGCACGTTGACTACATCACCGACTACAGTTATTGCAGGTGCTTTAACTCCTACTTTTTCCGCAATGTCAGCAATATCGGCAATTGTTCCCACTGTTACTCTTTGATCAGGGCGTGTCCCCCTCTCAATAAGAGCTACTGGCGTAGCCGCTTCTTTTCCGTTTTTGAGTAATTCTTCCATATTCCTGCGAAGCATTTTGACTCCCATGAAAATCACCAATGTTCCGGGAGAGCTTGCAAGATATTTCCAGTCAAGACCGGTCTCTTCCTTTGTAGGATCTTCATGGCCAGTCAGGAATGTAACCATTGATGCGTGTTCCCTGTGTGTAACAGGAATTCCTGCATAAGCAGGTACTGCAACAGCTGCAGAGATTCCGGGTATGATCTCAAATTCAATACCTTCTTTTACGAGGACTTCGGCTTCTTCCCCTCCACGTCCGAAAAGGTATGGGTCGCCACCTTTTAGTCTCACCACATCATGCCCTTCTTTGGCTTTTGCAACCAGCAACTCGTTAATTGCTGTTTGGGTCAATCGATGGTCGCCTGCAAATTTTCCGGCATCAATCTTTTCAGCTGTCTCCGGCATGCTGTCAAGGATAGCTTTGCCGGGAAGTTGATCATAGACTATTACCTTTGCATTATCGATGAGTCTCCGGGCTTTCAGGGTAAGTAATTCGGGGTCACCAGGTCCTGATCCAACAAGATAAACCTTTCCATAACTATTGCTCATAATAATCCTCTGAAGGTTGCTGGAGAATGTAATGAACTGATAGTTTAAAAGGTTATATGCGGCCAAATAAAAGAAAAAAGAAGGCAGGTTATTCCCTGCCAAGAATATAGAGTAGCATTTCCTTATTGAGTTTACCTTCCTTTGAAAGTTTCTTTGCAATCTCTTCATTATTCATTCCGGAAATTCTGAGATCCTTAATTTTCTCAGTAACCGAAGGTGAGATTGTGTAGTATTCATTAATGTCTTTTCGATGCCCCCAAACATCGCCTTCAATTAGCTGTACTCCCTGCATTTCAAGAAACATTTCAATGGATTTTGAAACTGTTTTGCGATATGATGCAGGA
This genomic stretch from Methanohalophilus levihalophilus harbors:
- the ahbC gene encoding 12,18-didecarboxysiroheme deacetylase, whose translation is MIGVSKLYCATVEPSDALRYGRESKKLPSHLLQFSKDKKPVVVWNVTRRCNLKCVHCYAQADDRDFPDELTTEEGKKLIDDLAEFGSPVILFSGGEPLVRKDLPELAEYAVSKGMRAVISTNGTLISPKMAKKLKEIGLSYVGISIDGTEETNDEFRGVVGAFRKALEGVHNCMEAGIKVGLRFTVNKSNFKEIPAIFDLLEEEKIPRICFYHLVYAGRGTELVKEDLTHEESRETLDLIMRRTRQLHEKEMMAEVLTVDNHCDGPYIYMKLLEENPERAADVFELLKMNGGNSTGIGIGCVSWDGKVHPDQFWRHYTIGNVRERKFSEIWTDLSDELLAGLKDRKPLLKEHADRCGKCKWLDTCNGNFRVRAEAVYGNVWANDPACYLTDEEIFED
- a CDS encoding uroporphyrinogen-III synthase codes for the protein METENPTIAIMRPEEYLPASKDLAESFGFSVIEAPMIKLEAIRDEIFDTVIDHILSGKSDYAIFTSANGIEHTLNKSGVDREKLIEALNKTNVVAIGPTTKKRLTDIGIEVMGMPGVYSSEGLVEYLCPHIKGKTVDIARSAYGSGLLISGLKKCEAMVYETQVYTLVRPEGEKQKNLMEKILEGKISVFAFTSSMMVRNFFELAKSMDKLGTVKEILNNSVVSAIGGPTAATLGEYGIKTDIQPGKYTFEEMLSTIKKEYF
- the cobA gene encoding uroporphyrinogen-III C-methyltransferase, with protein sequence MSNSYGKVYLVGSGPGDPELLTLKARRLIDNAKVIVYDQLPGKAILDSMPETAEKIDAGKFAGDHRLTQTAINELLVAKAKEGHDVVRLKGGDPYLFGRGGEEAEVLVKEGIEFEIIPGISAAVAVPAYAGIPVTHREHASMVTFLTGHEDPTKEETGLDWKYLASSPGTLVIFMGVKMLRRNMEELLKNGKEAATPVALIERGTRPDQRVTVGTIADIADIAEKVGVKAPAITVVGDVVNVHQILGTQKV
- a CDS encoding DUF1699 family protein, which codes for MKIRVVSKRAEIEDLDPGEKVIHLAFRPSNKDIFGLVKRCKDVEVIQIPASYRKTVSKSIEMFLEMQGVQLIEGDVWGHRKDINEYYTISPSVTEKIKDLRISGMNNEEIAKKLSKEGKLNKEMLLYILGRE